AGATTATTTGAACAGGCTCAAAATGAAAGCCCAATGCAAGGCTaagttattattaaaaaaaaaaaaggacatcaTCACTTTGGTCCCATATACTTTGTAGATTtaagaattattatttatgggacagaaaatataaatatcccACTTCAGAAGCTGGTTATAGCGATGGTTCAGACCATGCCTGTGAGGATGGCTTTGTGAACATTCAAGCTGCAACATGAGCTCAAGTTGGCTCCTCTGGAATATATCTTTAGGTGAGTCGGATACCCAACACCTGCTCCAACTCTTGTCTTCTCTGCTGcacctgaaattaaaaaaaaagtaaggcaAGTGTacgttaaaacaaaaaataaaatcacatgtaCACTGTTATGTACTGCATTTAGGCTTCATGAGTTCTTACTCTTGAGTAAACGTATCTGCCCACTGCCTCCGGTACCCAGGGCGCCTGGTAGAACTcggtcctcctctcctcctctgggtTTCCAGTCACATCTGTCATGAGCTGGTGGGAAAGAAATCCACGATTGAACACGAGGAAACACAAATCCACGAATACAAGAAGATGCTTTGCATTCCCAAATTcactaattaatgtttttaaagagtGACTAAAACATTGTGGATATACTCTGGCAGCAGTGAGAGAGATTATTGATTCAATTAGCAAGCGTGGTACGTCCTGAAGTTTGTTGAAGTCTCTCTATTTAATTTGAGCAACAgtaaaactgttgttgtttttgcttctgtCTGACTATTGAAGCgctgttttaaatcaataatttgcATAGGCATACTGGCCACATTTTAGCATAGAAAACAGTTTAAGagcatgtttttaataaaaactggGAAAACTCTTGCCAGACAATGATTATTTTcccctgaaaaaaaaggagaaagcaaCAATTGACTGCACAAAATAcgtgaacaaaaacaaatatttgttacCGTTGTCATGAAGATACAACAGCCatattaaatgaatgaatataagtggagaagaagaaagctgGCAATAAGTTTGCAGTAAGATATCCACAGTTCAACCGTACTGAGTCACAGTCTGCAACACTTTGACCTCCTGTGGTGAAACAGGTACAGTGAGTTAGTGTTTACCTTGAGATCTCTGCTTTGAGACTTGAGCCAGTCCTGGATGAAGTCCTGTGGATTATTGCTGAAGCTCAGCATGAAGTCTCTCTCAGTCTTCAGCTGGTTGATGTACTCAATCGTCTCATGAATCTGCAGTGAATACAGTAACAAATAGGTAACACATAAACCTTTGTCCTAAAATagagtgaagtgaagtgcaGGTATTTGTAAATGACTGCCAGGCCTCACCTTACTCTCCAGTGCAGCAATCTCCTGTTGGTTGGTTGTAGAGGACAGGAAACTGTTCATTTGGCCCTTCAGTGGGTCATCCACCTCCACATCAATGTCATAGCAGGCCGTCTTTTTCTGATCGGTGGGGTCCACGctgctcacaaacacagaatttatGTTGAGAGATGTTGATGCAAACAGACCGAAATAGGCCAAAATATAAGGACAAAGTAATAAAATCAACTCATATAAAAGCATcgtgtttgaaaatgaaagatttCAAGCTAAAACTTGTGTTGGAACACATGCACACGacacagaaagagggagaatgATCCACCCACTCCTACCTAATCATGTGATTGATAATGATGGGGTCAGGGTGCTGCAGCAGACCCGCCAGTTTCATGGGGATTTCAGAGAACCTCATGCGAGGACAGCCAAAGATCTGAAGAGTGTTTGGTTAGAAAACAGAGGATGTTTGACATGTTAAAGGTTcagtttctttgtctcttttgtctttACAATGCTGCACATATACAATCAATGTGTACCTCgtacaaataaatgattcattcagGGAACAAATGAGGTGATTCTGTGTATGAATTTATtcttgaaatgaataaaacatgccCTCAACATTTGCAAATCTCTGCACATTTGATAGACTACGCgtttttcaaatgtcaaagcagcacttcaaattcaaaaacaatcCATTACCTGTCTGAAGTACCGGTTGCAGTTGATGTACTCCTTCTCGTGACtatcctgcagcttgttgttcTTGATGTAGAGCCAGAGAGCTTGCATGATGCTGGCCCGCGTCTGTGTGTGGACACCCAGCAGACGAGCCAAGCGCGGGTCCAGTTTGTACTGAGGTGGCTGgaaaagaagacaacaacaaaaaaaaggtaagcAAGGCGTGCAACAGTTAACTGCAAAATGTTAATAACTTGAGCGAATGGGTGGTACCTGGTGGTCCAGCATGAGCAGAAGAGTGCATTTAACATTCACGTCGCCGGGCCTTTTCACCTGGAAACCGTCAGTCTCCTGAGTTGTGGGCATTCTATGCCACTGAAAGATAAGATTAGAGCCTTATACTGAAATAAATTACTAAAATAATAGttatacacatacaaacaaatgttcaaaCAGTTCAGTTGCGTTCCCCACTTATAAGACACTTAGTTACGCAAATTAAACTCTTGACCATGCTAAAATATGTTGCCAGTGAAGCTGCTCTATAAAGGGGGTGGTTTATGCCTATCTGTGGGATGAATTCAACCCTAAGTCACAGCAGTTTGGACTACCATGCACCATGTCAAACAAGCTCAGACAGGATTGGCtctaaatatttgaattattccAGCTGAACTCCAGttttcttgttaaaaaaaaaacgtactgGCGAACCGAGAGCAGCCTTTGGTGTCCGTGCGCCTAAAATGTTCCAAAGTGGTTGCATCAAATGCCTTCACGATGATGTCATACCTCTACTAAGTGGTTGTCAGGTCCATAGAGCTCCTTATCGAGCTCGATCACCAGGctcttgaagaaagatgagaaCTTCTTCTTTTGCTTGCCAGGCTAGGAACACAAAgtgcagacgagagagagagcgtgaaaagacagaataaaaagattgctatctatctatgtcttcttctttttgtgctGTGTCAGGCTGCATTGTTTAGCTCTGACCACATTGGGGGTGGTGGAAGCACAAAACTGTAGACAACTAGAAAAAGCTGTTTcacccccaccctctctctcccagcCCTGGCAAAGTCTGTGTGCACAACATGACCCCTTTCACTCCTTCCCTCTCAtcccatttctttttctgttactCCATGCAACACTCCTACGCATGCCTAAACCGATGAGCCAGGGGAAAAAttaacccagaaaaaaaaaaccctcctccATGTGGCCCCAGATGACACAATGAGTTGAGCTGCAattgatggagggaggggaggcatGTCAGCTCATGGTATGTAACGGCCAGTGGTTTCAATTCCTTGTTTCAAAAGAGtacacgagtgtgtgtgtgtgtgtgtgtgtgttagcagttGTGGGGTGGAGTGAGGagagctgtaaacacacatctgGTTGCGTGGTCTGCGCCAAGGACACAGGCCAACAAGAACTGAGCGACTGAAGTtttcaggaacacacacacaaaaaaaaaaaacagagacagaaaatactTGGAGTCAGACCATGCTGCTGCAACAATGGcgaaacagagaggagaagattCAAATCTAATCGAGAGCGCCGTTCCTTCACTCACTTCCTCCAGAAGTTTGCCCTCCACTCTCAGTTCCCACGAGGACACCTTCTCTGCCTCCTCGCCTTCGGGCTTGCTGGGGGTGTACGTGTTCGAAATGTAGATCCTGAGCTTGCGTTTTTGCTGCGTCACAGAGATGAACAAGAAGAtttatcaaaacaaacaaccaaaaataaaCCGTTTGGCAAGGAGAGCTTTTTTTGAGGGGTTATTAGTGAATACAGATCTTtgattaaaaagtcataaattaGTCAATCAAGAGAGTTTAAAATCAGAATCCTTGACACATTCATGAACTCGAACTTTTACTATTTACGGGCGACAATTCGACCGCCATTCCTGCCCAAGCACGAGAGATTCACAGGAAATAATGCACACGTATAAACCAGGGTTATTGTCATAATTTCATATCAGCGTCACTGTTTATCGTTCACTCTAGTATACCCTACTTCCTACTTCTAAGAAACATGGAGTACCTCTTGACAACAGATATATTTGACCCTTGAtcgttgatttaaaaaatgcagccacagaagaagaagaagctagAGACAGTGGAAAACTACTCCTGCCGTGCATGACATAAAATTAGATTGCGGTGGTGATTATCTTTGACTGACAacttcattaaaacattgtggGTTTGTTTGGCCGCACTGTAAACTGATACGCCAGTTTGCCTTCGGTCGTATTCCTGAAAAATGAGATACTACTGTTGTTACCTCTATTAACTAACTTGATAAAGCccctttatcttttttttttttattagctgaCAAATGGTGAAGAGATACCATAATGGGCTTCTTGATGGCTTCTTGAATCTCCATGCGCTTTCGGGCGATGGTCTGATCCAGTTTCCTCTCAAAGGCCAAGAGATCCATGTAGGCTTGGGACTCTGGGACCAGGTCTCGGATCTAAAAGAGAGCCAACATGCAAGACGTGAAAGTTACAGCAAACTGTAATCAAATTggactcatcatcatcatcaagtgtGATTCAGGCGGTGAAAAAATGTTCTTACCCTCTGCGGGAGAACCTTGTCAGCCATCTTGCGTCTTTTTGCCCTAAAATCACACAGAGAAGATGACAACCACGAGATGATTTCTAAAAGGACTATATGTTTGCACAATAACCATGTGTTTTCTCTAAAATATAGAGGATCCATTGGCCACAAACAAGGACGTACTGTACTATGTACCGCGTTGCCTCATCGTTTAGAATTTGCCCTTTTAACCAATTTACAAGGAACTGACCGCGTACTGACATAAAAGATTACAAGAAAGACTTTCTCTTCCTTTGATTAGAAATAATTTGTGAAACTTTTATAGTGCGATAACAAAATCCCGGCCTGCGCTATCTCTTTATTAACTGCCGGAACGAGTACCTCAGGTTTCCCCTTATCATCGCTACAGACTTCATGAAGCGCCGTTTTGTTTCCGTAATTAAATTACACAGTTCTCCCAATTTAACTCCCAAGTGCTTTAATGAGGAATTTAGGAAGTTGCTTCTAGTCCTGAGGCTCACTAATCCTCTTACACTGAAGAAGTTGAGAgataaaccttttaaaaaaggacaaaagctCCATTGTGGAAGAAACTGTAAATGCTGCCTCACATCACGGCTCGCCACATTTATGAGCGTGGCATCACCGAACGGCTTGAAGCCAAAAATACCCACTCGTGTCTGCAGCTTTGTGAGCGAGGGGTCAGTCATGAGATGCTTCCATCCTCGTGTCCGTCTGATCTGAGCcgagttttttttaaaaacagcacacttaaacttcaaacagaaacacatccTCGACTCGGGGTCGTGTTGTTAGATTTTAATGAGCTACAACAGCAAAAATTAGCCACTGAATTTTTAATATGACTATTATGGTGTTCTAAGATTTCCCACTGGATGTAATTATGTTCGCTTTGCATCTTTTAAGTgcacaaatattaataaataacagaagTAAACCCTTCCTCTTGTGGTTTTAGTCCTAGCTGAGAAAAACAATGCTTGTAAAGGTTCTTGTAGTAATGTTGTGGCGTCCTTAGAGTTTTGAACATTGcaaaaaatgtgagaaataaaagGCGAATTCGTATTTTCAGGTTGTAGCCtcttaaatgtgaggatttgcggctttttcttctgttttatatcatcgGAAATTGAATATATTCGTCTGGACTCTAGTTAAATGTCACTTTGGCCTCTCGAAAattgcagttttgtttgtttcatctcaAGCTGTGCTTATTCCCTGATTTGGCCCCAGGCTGTCTTGGTCAATCTCAACCTTGGCATTATTCCTCTCCCCTGTGTCTCTTCCcgtttcacacaaacactctcactTCTCCACAGTTTACCCTCGCCTGAGGCCTCCCAGTGcctcttgctgctgctgttgatgctgctgatgaAGGAACCGCTTCCTCGAGGCGTCCATGCTTGGAGGCCCCATGCCTGGCCGCATAGACATGTTCCCACCGCCGTAAGAAGGACCAGGCATCTGACCCCCCATTGACCCCAAGGGGCCCCCCACTCTGTTGGGCGGCATCCCTGAGCGCTGGAGAAAAGAAGGGAAGCTGAAGCTATGATTGCAGGCTCATAAGAATTTACTAGAAACACCATTATGTTCTTTgggcatgtttttatttccagatTAACACTTATCTTTTAAAGAAAACTGTGGTTATTAAAA
The nucleotide sequence above comes from Larimichthys crocea isolate SSNF chromosome XVI, L_crocea_2.0, whole genome shotgun sequence. Encoded proteins:
- the smarcd2 gene encoding SWI/SNF-related matrix-associated actin-dependent regulator of chromatin subfamily D member 2, which encodes MASRGGFTGPPPPPPMNPNVHPMNVAHAAGMRMAGMPQPPGGYPRSMNNAPQYPQRSGMPPNRVGGPLGSMGGQMPGPSYGGGNMSMRPGMGPPSMDASRKRFLHQQHQQQQQEALGGLRRGAKRRKMADKVLPQRIRDLVPESQAYMDLLAFERKLDQTIARKRMEIQEAIKKPIMQKRKLRIYISNTYTPSKPEGEEAEKVSSWELRVEGKLLEEPGKQKKKFSSFFKSLVIELDKELYGPDNHLVEWHRMPTTQETDGFQVKRPGDVNVKCTLLLMLDHQPPQYKLDPRLARLLGVHTQTRASIMQALWLYIKNNKLQDSHEKEYINCNRYFRQIFGCPRMRFSEIPMKLAGLLQHPDPIIINHMISVDPTDQKKTACYDIDVEVDDPLKGQMNSFLSSTTNQQEIAALESKIHETIEYINQLKTERDFMLSFSNNPQDFIQDWLKSQSRDLKLMTDVTGNPEEERRTEFYQAPWVPEAVGRYVYSRVQQRRQELEQVLGIRLT